Within Oligoflexus sp., the genomic segment TCATCAGTGTGGTTCGCAGCTTTTTCGCTTCTGAAATTGAGGATCGCCCCATTCTGAGCAGCAGTCTTCCCAGCGCAGATCGTGCTCTGTGATAGCCTCTGATTTTGTAGAAGCGTCGAATGGCTTCCTTGTATTCATATATTTCACGAAGTTCAGGATGGAAGTTCAGCCAGTGAATCACAATCCGCCTTTCATGACTTTCAAGGTCCTCAGCATTGCGCAGAAGAAGCTTACGCATGGGATGACTGGGCTTGTCACCGGTGATTCGCTTGCGAAAGCGATTCACAAGTTTTGTGAAGAGTCTTTGAACATGAAATCTGTCAGCCACAATACTGGCGTTTGGAAAATATTCCTTGGTCAGTGTGCGATAAACCGGTGAAAGATCCATGGTGACAACGCGAACATTGAAGCGTCCGGACAGCCGCTTTAAAGGCTCTTCAATTTCAGCCCGGGCGCGACCTTCCAGCAAATCATAAACACGCCTATGCGTATGATCGACTATGATGGTCGAGTATACAGTGGACCTGCCTTTGGGTTTTCGAAGCGAATGCTCATCAATCCCGATGACTGGCGGAAGCGGGTACAGCCGCTTTCTGCGACGAAGCTCAAGACTATCATATGTGGCCCGATAAACTGTATCAGCGGAACAATCATAATGTCTTTGAACTCTGGAAAGATCATGAAAGTTTTCCGCAGCCCAGCATATGGCCGACCGAAGACGCTCGGTTGTGCGTCGGCCTTTGCCGATTCCTGATATGGGCTCGGTGAATGGCTTTTTGCAATGGCTGCAATAGAACCGCCGTTTGTTGATGAGCAGAACAACCAGCTTGTTGCGAAGGGGTTCATCCTTGATGCGAACAGGACGATGATCGTAGACAGATTCCGAGGGGCAGGCACACTTGGGACAGACTTCGTGAGTCGAATTTTTCTTACATAAAAGCCCCAGAATTCGATTGCTGAGTTTTACTGATTTCACAAGTTCCAGTTCAGGAAGAAGAACGAGCCGTGCTAGTCTTTCCTTAGACATAGGCGCCCTCCTGGCTTTTTGATTCTGGCGAACCAAAATCTACGGCAGGTTTGCCTATGTCCCTATTTTATTTTTGGAAATGACCCACCACGAATCGAGAAGACCCAATACAGCGAACGGTTTTTTCAAATCATATCTCAGAGTTTGTCCCTCCAAAGTTTGGTCCCTGTGCGAAGCCCTTCGATAAAATCCTGCTCGACAGATCTAACTGAATTGATAATGGTATCCATGGTTGCTGGTACACGGGCTGCTTGCCATGCGACTACCATGATCAACCGTGCAAGATCATCGTTGCTTTCCGGTAGTTTATTGCTTTTGCGAATATCATGAACAATGGTCGCCCCCATGCCGTCGATGGTGTCGTTTCCGAGTTTATCGATGGCATATAATTCCTTTGGATCTTCATGGGGTTGGTCTAACGTCGGGGAGCCTGTTTGAAAGATTTGCCGGTCTTTAAATCATGGACCCAAATCTGACCATTGGGTTTGTAGTTTTCAATGAAATTATTCTGTAACCAAACGGGAATGTAGTGTTGTTTGATTGGCAAATTCATGAATTGTCTGTCCATTTGGTGACTGGCTTCATGGATGGTTTCGTTGGAATGGCGCTCCTCTAATCCAAAGAAACTTTCAAAACTCGTGAGTAGAAATCCAAAAGTGTTTCCATTCCCATCTCCAACGTTTTTTCTCGAAGGCCGCAATTTTTTGGCGATTTTGCATGGCTTGCACCCATCGGATGGAGGGCCTCCACCTTGCTGGTCAATCCCGGTCCTGGCGCCGGGCAAACTGAACCCAGCTCCTGTTCACTTGCCCGGGCCCTCAGTGCTCTCGGGCAAACTCTGTATCACCTTGCCTTTATCATCGATAAACTTAAGGACTGGGCTACCGTCCTGATGCACCATCATCAAAATGCGCGGCTTGCCTTGGGCATCGGCAAGGACGACTGCAGGACTTTTACCCCGCGTCCGGCCGACGAAGAGTCGCGTCGTCTCCCGTCCGCCAGCTTCCTCAAACTTCTTCAGCAAGGCCTCCTTTTCCGGGCCTTCAGGGGATTTCTCGTAGGCTTCCCACAGGGGCTCATAATCTTTCGACAGACCCCGATCATAGACCTTCAATCCGGTTTCCATGCCACCGCCCGATTCGTAGTGGCCTAAAGAGAGCTGCTGATCACCTCCGAAGCGGTCCATGGAAAAATGCATTCCGGAATTGGGATGTCCTGACTTGTCCAGCTTGCCGTCGAAGATCAGGCCACCGTTTTCATCACCGATTTCATTGTAGAAGATAAGACCTGGACGGGGAGTGCGCGAACCCTTCAACTCCTTGCCGCCAATCACGGGATCCGGCACACGCAGGCGATTGGCAATGACCAATTCTTTCCTGCCGTCGGGCATCACGATATTGATGCGCTCCACGTCGATTTCAGTGAATTTCTGATGGGTCAGGTTGGACTTGGCCGCCAGGAGAACGAGTGATGCCCCGGTTAAAGTCCCTACGAATAGCAGCTGTTTCAAACGACGATTTTGTTTCTGAAGCTCTGTGACAAGATCCTGAGTCATGGTCCCTTACCTCCTCTGTTGCCCGTTGCGAGCGCGTCTGTATGCGTCCAAACACCGTTCCGCCGTCATAACCATGTGACAGGCTTTGAGCGGCTTTTTTTCAAGGCATGGCAGCCCGCAGACTGAAGACGTAAATGAACCAGGAATCATGCATGAGAGAGGACGGGCGATAGAGCGGATAATGTCTTTGGCTGAGTATGCCCAGGGTTCGTGGAAGTTCAGTCAAAAGTTGATCTGGATGCGTTGTAAGACCATGACCCCAAGGCTTGCTCCTTAAAACATGCTTTGTAAGGTCATGGCGTGCTGATCATGGCTGCTGCTTTTTAAGTTTCTCGCCATCCTCAGTCAGGCATTTGGAGCTTCCCTGGAGAAGACCAAACAAAAGTAAAGCTGAGCGCCTGGGTTCTCAGGCTTTGCCGTAAACTTTTGCAAGCTTTCTGAAGCTGATTTGGTAAACGACTGTTTCGCTCGCTTGGAAAAATCGGCCCAGGGTTCCTCGGGATGCCGCCGAATCTCTCGCGAGCCCTGGTGGCTTAAAGAATGCCCTACCGCTCCATCTGCATAGCGCAGCCAGCCTTCCCAACAGAGGATCAGAAAGCCTTCCTTCTCTAAAATATCGATAGCCTCAACGGCCGCGTCCCATGGAAGAACCAATTCATCCTCAGACAGCGAAAGCTGCACGATGCGCTCCGGCAGAAATTCCGATTCTTCCATACTAAAATTCTCCCAAGCGTCCTGGTTTGAAATTTTCATTGGTAACAGTTAAGTTCGTTCCTGTGAATCATAACAGGATTGGAAAGCGGATGGCGGTAAAATCGACTATTTTCAAGGCGGATCTCAATATTGCCGACAGCAATCGGGCCTACTATGACGACCATGCTCTCACGATTGCCCGGCACCCTTCTGAAACCAATCAACGCATGATCCTGAGACTGGCCGTCTTTGCTCTGAATGCCCATGAAAATCTACAGTTCACAAAAGGCCTCAGCGAAATGGACGAGCCGGATATGTGGCAGAAGAGCTTGACGGGTGATATCGAGCATTGGATCGAGCTGGGCCAGCCCCTCGACAAGCGCATCAGGCAGTCCTGTGGCAAATCAGCTCTGGTCTCGATTTATACCTATCAAAGAGGGTCGGCTCAGAACTGGTTTGAAGGCATCAAGGATTCCGTGGATCGTTTCAAGCATCTGCGTGTGATTCACCTCACCTGTACGGATGAAGCCGCGATCGATCGACTTGTGGATCGTTCGATGAAGCTGACATGTATGATAGACGAGCAGCAGATCATGCTCACCAATGACAAGGACAGTCTTACGGTTGAGTTGAAAGTTCTGAAAGATTTTCGACTCTAAAACGGCGCATCCTGCTGCTCTTTTTTTATAAGGACCGAAGCCATGCTGAAACCCAAGGACCACCACGCGACTTCCACTCAATATAGGATCAAGGAAGTGCCGTCTCCTGCACTTACGGGAACGGCATTGACAGCCTGCATCACCTTGCTTGAGAGTAGCCGCCTTGCACGGCAGTCCCTGCTTCGATTGAATAATATGAATGTGCTGCATAACCAAAATTACAGTGAGCCTCCCAGTCTTTTACCCATCCCTTCGCCTCACCTGGTAGAAATTGAAAGGCAGAAGGCTCAACGAAATCCTTTGAAGACGAGTGCCGATTTTTTGGAGGGAGAACAGTCTGATGTGGGGGGCTATATTCGAAAGTATCAGGCCCGCATCACATCCCCGAGTGAAGTGGCTCAATCTGTGCTGAAGCATATTCGAGAGAGCAACGAGGAACCCGAGTCACTGCAAGC encodes:
- a CDS encoding ISL3 family transposase, with translation MSKERLARLVLLPELELVKSVKLSNRILGLLCKKNSTHEVCPKCACPSESVYDHRPVRIKDEPLRNKLVVLLINKRRFYCSHCKKPFTEPISGIGKGRRTTERLRSAICWAAENFHDLSRVQRHYDCSADTVYRATYDSLELRRRKRLYPLPPVIGIDEHSLRKPKGRSTVYSTIIVDHTHRRVYDLLEGRARAEIEEPLKRLSGRFNVRVVTMDLSPVYRTLTKEYFPNASIVADRFHVQRLFTKLVNRFRKRITGDKPSHPMRKLLLRNAEDLESHERRIVIHWLNFHPELREIYEYKEAIRRFYKIRGYHRARSALGRLLLRMGRSSISEAKKLRTTLM
- a CDS encoding YaeQ family protein — encoded protein: MAVKSTIFKADLNIADSNRAYYDDHALTIARHPSETNQRMILRLAVFALNAHENLQFTKGLSEMDEPDMWQKSLTGDIEHWIELGQPLDKRIRQSCGKSALVSIYTYQRGSAQNWFEGIKDSVDRFKHLRVIHLTCTDEAAIDRLVDRSMKLTCMIDEQQIMLTNDKDSLTVELKVLKDFRL